The genomic stretch GAAACTCTATGAGGTCATACCCTTTAGGCGTCCCTACCAGGTTTTGCATGCACGTGTATGGTTTTGTATGACCGCCTGattatttttagtttatttagctTCTGCATGTGTCTTCTATTATATATCTTATATTGGATTAAAATAGAGCATGAGTAGCAAGCAGGTGGTGGGCCCGAGAGGTTGCCACACCAATGGAATCATCAGTTCAAAGATAAGTGTTTGATATTTGGTGTTGAAAGCCAATATCTTCTATTTTAGGTTTGCCGGCAACCTTCACTGGCCATTAGGCGACGGCTTCCTTGTCGGCcacattgacaaaaaaagagaaaaaaaaaaaaaagtaaaaggtaaaaataaaaaaatttgaaaaatttgtaaaaattgtccGCGTCAACTCTAGCCATACCATGCCATTTAGGACAGTCGGTGTCCAAGTCAGTAATTTCTGACAAAATTATTCGAAATAACTAAATTTGCTAAATTAAAatgtttgggactgaattgacatttgtacaatatgtttaggattttttttggtaatttttcctccgACTAGTCTTCTACTAGTCTTCACTTGTGACCCTAAATAAGAAGCGTGGCTTAAGAAAACCGTGGACAAAGGAAAATATAGCCTTAAAGATACCGTTGCTGCGTTATACGAATCTAACACTATATTCTTTATTGACTAGAAATGATGTAGTCAATGTGAATTTTCGCAACAGAAGTAATATGCATCAAAACATGATAAGAGAAAAATTCATGTTAGTCAAACTCTCCATGAGAGTTCATGTCGAATTTTATTCATATTGGATTCAAGTTCTATCACGTAGGTTTATTCTTCGATTAAAAGGAAATATGAGACATAGAACTAGTCCACATCTACTTGAAAAAAGAACTAGTCCACATCTATAACCCATCAACAAAATCTTCCAATCCAATGCATCTTGATGCATGCTTTCGACAGCGAAAATCCACATAACTCCAAGTTACCAAGGTAGGAATCGTCCCTTAATGTATAGTAAACCGGTTCCCCTAGGGGATAGGACTCGGCTGTAAGGCTGTTCTCTGAGAGGTTTAAGATCGAGAGGAATGTCAAGCCTACCAACTCGAAAGAAATCCCACCAGCGAGCTTGTTTAAGAAAGGCCTAACCATTCAAGCTGGGCAAGATTCACGATTGATCAATCGAGGTACGGAACTTGTGATGTTGTAATAGGAAATGGTTAAACTTAAACCTCGAAGCAAAACGAGCTCTCCAATGGTCCCAGGCATTTCCGTTTTGGAAGGTATTAATTTTATTGGACAAGTTGATGACTCCGAAGGCATTCCAAATTTTCACCAGCTAGATCTCCATTCCTTTCAACTTCACGGTCACAGAATTTGTGCATGGGTTCAGAAGAAAAAATGGAGCTCCTAGAGATGGGTAATATTTGCCTTGTGTGTACAGTAGTTAATCAATCTTGTCCAGGATGTGCATCCATCATTGCCTTAAAATTTGGGATGTACTTGGTAGGAAAAGCACCGGTGAAGTTATCGTTCGACATGTCAATGATCTTGTCCCAGGCGACGTGGCCCTGGCCATGGATTGAGAAGTCATTTTGAGAAACATTAAGCAAAAGCAACAAAGGGAGATTCACTCGTGAGTTCATCAATGGTACCATGGAGTTCGTTTGCCCTCATATGAAGTTTGGGTAGGAGTGGCGAAGTTTCAAGCCAACGAGGGAAATAATCGTTGATTTGGTTATTAATAGACTTGTTAAATAGATGAGTTGGATCGGACCATAAATGATCCATTAATCCCTTTGTGACCCGTTTATTATcatacaaatttttttaccCATACCCAACTCGACTCATATGACTaaaaaactttcattttttttttatatctaatTTAGCAAAActtataaattatcaaaaaatatattgctaaaatattaaggaaatttttttataattttttatattcaaaataaagtaataatttttttttattttttccttttcctttgtttatttttttcttttttttaaattcggtGAGGGTCGCCGACCACGGCAAGGACTCGACTCTTGCCCAAATCGAGCGAGGGTTTTGCGGCCTCGAGGGTCGCCCAGCCCTTGCCTGGTGTTGGCGAGGGTCCGTCGGCGACCCTCATCGACTCGTCGagacaaaaagtaaaagaaagaaagaataaaaaaataaaaaaattagaaaacctttttatgactcacttaaaatGGTAACTTAGTaaagtaactcatttatgatccactCAAAACCTGTAAGTgactcatttatgactcatgCAAGTTTGTTaaacaacccatttatgatccacgACCTAATGTATGGATTCTTGACTTATTTTTCCACTTCTAGTTATAACTAAAGATCTAGGACTACCCAGGTCTAGTTAGCCAAGGATCACGGTAATGGCGGGAAAAGTACCAGAAaggtcataaacatattacattgacattaatttagtcataaaccttttgattggaTAAATTTAGCTCTATAGCTTTTTGTATcggtattaattcagtccattcagccaattttcGCTGAATATTTCTAACATGGATGCTAGCAACGCCATGTAAGATGGCCGTCGCtgacatgaatatttttaaatatatttttttatttttttctttatttctttcattgtttTGCTTTGGCCGGCTAGGGTTGCCAGCAACCTTCCCCGGCCACTAGGAGAGGGTTGGCTTGCCCTCGCCCAACGATTGGTGTCGGATAACTCGATCAAGGCTGCTCCGTGATGAAATACCGACCCTTGGCACATCTTCATTCTATTACAAcagtttttaagaaaattgccTCGCCCGATTTTATAGCGCTGCATAGTTTTATATTACGTAAAGATCGATATGCAAATTACAACACATATCAACAACTACGACTATGTTATACAGAAATTGAgagtttgcttcttctttttttttttacgggtaTCGAGTTCTCTTAGAGTTTCCAGGATCTTGGATAGACTGATCATATATACAATAACATTGTCACCAATAGAATGAAAGACCTCTGAATTGGCAAGTTAGGTCAAGATCGTTGAGGGAGAGCAAAATTGTGTCCCAAGGGTCAAGTTGAACCCCGACAGACATAAGAAGTCTCGGCCAAGCCCTGCcattaaatcaaattagatacACCCAATTTTGGAAGAGCAGTatgttgggaaaattaccaaaaaagtcctcaatCTATTGcaaatgtgtcaattcaatcctaaatctcttttttgccaattgagttctaaactttttgtatttgtgctaaattagtcaatccagccaattttagctgaaaattattgacgtggatgccggctgTCCTACGTGGGGCGATCGGCATTGATGTGAATgatttataatattattataatatctttttcaatttatttaagatttttttatattttagttttttctcttttggtttaAGAGCCGGCGATGGTTGCCGGCccttagcccaaaaaaaaagaaaataaaaaataattaaacaaaaacatattaaaaatgtccacgacAGCTCGAGTTGCACCACATAAATGACTGACATACACATCAGCGATTTCatgccaaaattggtcggatggactgaattggcatagatataaaatgtttaaaactcaattggtaaaaaaaatgagtttatgactgaattgacataattacaatatgtttagaacgtttttggtagtttttccaCAGCATGTTCGTATCCACCGTCACCGAGGCACAAACATGAAGGGTGTATTTATTTGAGTGAATAAATTTTTGCGAACTAGTCTTTAGATTTTCAAGTGTTTTGTTTACTTAAAATGATCAAGTCAACTGAAAATCATTTATGGTGAAAATGAATACACATGCTTAAAGTAATGATAATGAATTTCCTaacctaaaaaaggaaaaatattttcctgaaaaacatCTTCCTTTATCGTGAAACTTTTTCCCAAAACAACCACACTGGAGTTCCCATTTGATTGTCATAATACAAGACAGACAGCAACAACCACATTCGAGTTCATATTTGTTTGTCATAATATAAGATAGACACCATCTTATTAGCACAAATATTAggaggaaaaatagaaataaaaaccAACCCTTGTTCAATTATTTAAGACGAGACTTCCTTCACGAACTTGTCCAAATTCATGGAAGATGACCCATGTTCACCAACCGCTTCTTCGGCTATCTTCTTCCAGTCCATGGCCTTGCTTCTCATCTTCTTCCCAACCTCTCCATCCATCAACTCCCTCACCAGCCTCTCCAGTTCGTCCCTCTTCACGCCCCTACCAATCTCCAACCCAGCCTCCCACTCGTCGCATATGTACTTGCTGTTCGTCTTCTGGTCCCCAAATCTCGGCCAGCACAGCATCGGCACTCCGGCTGAGATGCTCTCGATGCACGAGTTCCATCCGCAGTGCGTCAAGAACCCCCCAACCGAAGGGTGGCTCAGCACTTTCTCCTGCGGGCACCACCCCGAGACGAAACCTCTCTCCTTCGTCTCTTCGACGAACTCGACCGGAAGGATCACGGCATCTCCATTCACGAGGTCAGGCCTGAAAATCCACAAGAAATATTGCTTACTATTTGCCAGGCCGATTGCGAACTCCATCAACTGTTCGTGCGTGACGAATGCTATACTCCCGAAGTTGATGTAAATCACGGTTTTCGGCTTCTTGGAGTCCAGCCATTTGAGGCACTCACTGTGTTCTTCCCAGAGATTGCCCTTGATATGCTCGGATACGAATGTTTCGTCTCGACGGGCTCGATTGATGAGCAAGTGAAGTGGTCCGATCGGATAAACCCTAGGGAGCAGTGAGGAGAGAGCACCGAGCACGTCTGGTTCAAGTGCTTCGAAGGTGTTGACGATTGTCGATGTGGCTTCACTTGCTCTGTCGACGACCTCCACGGTGAAATCGAATAACTTGTCTCCGTTAGGGAGTCCGATGAAGTTGAACAGGTCGCGCAGCCTCATTCTCTTCATCCCCGGGATCCAATCGATCGGGGTGTCTAGATGTGCGTCCATCAAGCTAGATTCGTCTGCATGATCATTCACGCAAAATcacaattttatttcttttcttcacttttgtcAAATAACTACCCTTTAGTAtgattttaaatatttcaaggttttttctatgttttgttaaattttaattttcagtgGTATTAACATCGTAAATTTGTCAACTTCCATATGAATTTAACAATATTTATTTGAGTGACTTTTACTGTATTATCATCTAATTCTATGTTAACAACCTTTTACATGcgacatttatttttatattttcatatttattgattttttttattgcttttcaacttttatttgtctctTATACGAGCGTTTTGGATTTATCAGCTCTATATGAATTTATCGTTTTTTATTTGCATGACTTTCAAACTTTACTCCAATTGGATTACCAATCAATATTTGTTTATCAAGTCCTATTTGAACTGCTTACAAACGTTTATTACTTACCATCTTTTCTATTACTTCGCCGTATGTGTGCTTTTTCTAGTATTTTATTGTTAAGTATGGTTATGATACTTTCGATCTATCTATATATTCAGCAAATAAATAGAAGTTGAATTAACGATTTTTATCTACCTTATTTGCCAACCAGTTAAATTTGCTGACCCGTagaaattatcaattttaatCTATAATGATTGCAAAAGAAAGTcgataattttataaaaaagttAGTACGATGGTAActgccaaacaaaaaaagtCACTGGTCATTGTTTTATCAAAAGTTTTGGTCGGTCTATACTTATTGAAATTTATAAGTGCCGCTTCAAAAATAAGAGGTGGGGTGAACAATCAGATAAATAAATTCCTTATATTTTGGAGTGGGATAATAGAATTCTGCATTTACCTTTGGGTAATGTAAAACCCTTTGCCTCAAGGGTGCGAAGGTGCATGAGCCCCAGCAGGGCACAACCCGATATAGTCCACATGTGTACGAGCGGAATCCCAAATTTTGCAGCGGCGGGGTTCGTC from Rhodamnia argentea isolate NSW1041297 chromosome 2, ASM2092103v1, whole genome shotgun sequence encodes the following:
- the LOC115739385 gene encoding 7-deoxyloganetin glucosyltransferase-like, whose translation is MGSNEFEPGQKQHAICVPFPTQSHIGAMLKLAKLLHHRGFHISFVNTEFNHRRLVRTQGLELADGTSSGFRFLAIPDGIPPSDADATQDLEALSDATRKYLVGPLCDLLSSLASDSSVPPATRVVSDGFMALATNPAAAKFGIPLVHMWTISGCALLGLMHLRTLEAKGFTLPKDESSLMDAHLDTPIDWIPGMKRMRLRDLFNFIGLPNGDKLFDFTVEVVDRASEATSTIVNTFEALEPDVLGALSSLLPRVYPIGPLHLLINRARRDETFVSEHIKGNLWEEHSECLKWLDSKKPKTVIYINFGSIAFVTHEQLMEFAIGLANSKQYFLWIFRPDLVNGDAVILPVEFVEETKERGFVSGWCPQEKVLSHPSVGGFLTHCGWNSCIESISAGVPMLCWPRFGDQKTNSKYICDEWEAGLEIGRGVKRDELERLVRELMDGEVGKKMRSKAMDWKKIAEEAVGEHGSSSMNLDKFVKEVSS